In one window of Gossypium hirsutum isolate 1008001.06 chromosome A01, Gossypium_hirsutum_v2.1, whole genome shotgun sequence DNA:
- the LOC107916972 gene encoding syntaxin-121 codes for MNDLFSGSFSRSRSSEFSPDHHVIQMTPQPSSTAGDGVDHLHKFFKDVDSIDGELKELEKLNGDLSSSHEQSKTLHNAKAVKELRAKMDSDLNMALQKAKLIKARLEALDRSSDTIRNMPGCGPGSSSDRTRTSVVNGLRKKLKDSMESFNSLREKISSEYRETVERRYFTVTGENPDVQTLDLLISTGESETFMQKAIQEQGRGRVLDTINEIQERHDAVKDLEKNLKELHQVFMDMAVLVQSQGEELDDIERQVNRANSYVRDGATRLQTARNYQKNTRKWTCYAIILLLVIILIIVLVIVRPW; via the exons ATGAACGATCTGTTTTCAGGCTCTTTCTCTCGATCCCGAAGCTCAGAATTTTCCCCTGATCACCACGTAATCCAGATGACTCCTCAACCCTCCTCCACCGCCGGCGACGGCGTTGACCACCTCCACAAGTTCTTCAAGGACGTCGACTCCATCGACGGTGAGCTCAAAGAACTCGAGAAGCTCAACGGCGACCTCTCCTCCTCCCACGAGCAAAGCAAGACGTTGCACAACGCGAAAGCCGTGAAGGAATTGAGAGCAAAGATGGATTCCGACTTAAACATGGCGTTGCAGAAGGCCAAGCTTATTAAGGCCAGGCTCGAAGCACTTGATCGGTCCAGCGACACAATCCGGAACATGCCCGGGTGTGGACCGGGGTCATCTTCGGACCGGACGAGGACGTCGGTAGTCAACGGGTTGAGGAAGAAGTTGAAGGATTCGATGGAAAGCTTTAATAGTTTGAGAGAAAAGATATCGTCTGAGTATAGAGAAACTGTTGAGAGAAGGTATTTTACGGTCACCGGCGAAAACCCAGATGTGCAGACTCTTGATCTTTTGATTTCAACAG ggGAAAGTGAGACATTTATGCAAAAAGCGATTCAAGAACAAGGGAGGGGAAGAGTTTTGGATACAATAAACGAGATTCAAGAAAGGCACGATGCTGTTAAGGACTTGGAGAAGAATCTCAAAGAACTTCACCAAGTTTTCATGGATATGGCGGTGCTGGTTCAAAGCCAAGGTGAAGAACTGGACGACATCGAGAGGCAAGTGAACCGAGCTAATTCGTACGTGAGAGACGGAGCTACCCGACTTCAAACCGCTAGAAATTATCAGAAAAATACCCGCAAATGGACTTGTTATGCTATCATACTCCTACTCGTCATCATCTTGATTATCGTGTTAGTCATCGTGAGACCTTGGTAA